From a region of the Odocoileus virginianus isolate 20LAN1187 ecotype Illinois chromosome 1, Ovbor_1.2, whole genome shotgun sequence genome:
- the CCDC71L gene encoding coiled-coil domain-containing protein 71L: protein MRRSVKRRRRRPPAAPAAAARGGGFRAGGGAGLEAREEKVVYSRSQLSLADSTKALGDAFKLFMPCSTEFMSSDAELWSFLCSLKHQFSPHILRSKDVYGYSSCRALVPDPPGGPAARGPTRRPAPSAAARRRRRGARAPAARRRKLPPPPPPVPEESCPVKPAAPEPCFGGRTLEEIWRAATPTLTTFPTIRVGGDVWGERSLAAARRRARQVLRVNLEPVVRLRRFPVPRA from the coding sequence ATGCGGCGCAGCGTGAAGAGGCGGCGGCGCCGGCCCCCGGCGGCCCCGGCCGCGGCCGCCCGGGGCGGCGGCTTTAGGGCGGGAGGAGGGGCCGGTCTGGAGGCgcgggaggagaaggtggtgtaCTCGCGGTCGCAACTGTCGCTGGCCGACAGCACCAAGGCACTGGGCGACGCCTTCAAGCTGTTCATGCCCTGCAGCACGGAGTTCATGAGCTCGGACGCGGAGCTCTGGAGCTTCCTCTGCAGCCTCAAGCACCAGTTCTCCCCGCACATCCTGCGCAGCAAGGACGTCTACGGCTACTCCTCTTGCCGGGCCCTCGTCCCCGACCCCCCGGGAGGCCCCGCCGCCCGCGGCCCGACGCGCAGGCCGGCCCCGAGCGCGGCGGCCAGGAGGAGGCGCCGCGGAGCCCGGGCGCCAGCCGCCCGCCGGAGGAAGctgccgccgcccccgccgccggtCCCCGAGGAGAGCTGCCCCGTCAAGCCCGCGGCCCCGGAGCCCTGCTTCGGGGGCCGCACCCTGGAGGAGATCTGGAGGGCGGCCACCCCGACGCTGACCACCTTCCCCACCATCCGCGTCGGCGGCGACGTGTGGGGCGAGCGCAGCCTGGCGGCGGCACGGCGTAGAGCGCGCCAAGTCCTGCGAGTGAACCTGGAACCCGTGGTGAGGCTCCGCCGCTTCCCGGTGCCCCGGGCGTGA